From [Clostridium] symbiosum, a single genomic window includes:
- a CDS encoding VWA domain-containing protein, with protein sequence MNFAEQKLFSRRRKSAVKRNWRQSLAWLLIACLCITNINIAAFAAEIALDGNGLAATPSSATASEADVWMPGTSISGEELLAEAERAVTNGWKFDFDGMLRKLDGESDSENSQNFKKYEDLFDGYSSFILFYDNDEEGMLTGDNKKAYGYILVRLDKKKYMEYREHAGLGNTDSEASASDAEAEESYKLTGDEEIIFLYMNGTGVDATFNLNFEDIETSEIVVPAASYFIEEKEEEVTETTAAPEEQTEEPKEEQPDGEGGGSSGGSGSGSGSENNQGGSEEGNDIAGPEDGTDKDQGTVEDESKSDSGNTETEDGQEGTKPDGGSEEGQGGTKPDSGSEEGQGGTKPDSGSEEGQGGTKPDSGSEEGQGGTKPDSGSNEGQGGTKPDGGSDAGQEGTKPDGGSDAGQGGTKSDGGTDADKGDTGNSGSSDKENSQGSTDSGKDNGIDNGHDSNKSSGSSSGTDSGSSSDKGSGSGSGSGSDSGSGTSSGSGSGSDSGSGDSGSSGEQTVSISSYNVVRVMGPNPDASDEDEDDGMSFEEWAEDDEDEEDDEEYDDYDDYDYGSYEYDEDGTIYLNMTFLPAAAMQSRKAQSKARFFRSAKAENEQVSVQASVAAVSDFTPTIQGYHKQIKHLGGDDYELHLDVSGSGQGTDVLLIIDRSGSMGGSMGTLKNILANGYWSNGTYYKSFVDTIFGQSAKSRFAVISYGETSKINLEWSGNTTTIKKTITGLNTNGGTNYEDALYDAAELLKSRSNSGNVPIVIFLSDGQPTFYNKHPDEKNKDIFNEYSSSYGVGGTGSSTSDKTSSETLNAGRKFNEIATEKGATVYGMQFAGAAKKYFEPIVYGTNIPDKTTRIFTSGSNKLEELFGDMLESLKLRNVRIDDTLSKYVELPSNWKETAKVYKKTNSGRTSLTEGRDYESLTYNADIRMVSLVFGEKKTLDDDAVYELVFNITASSTAKAEGPDGYNATGDVNTDYEGNDTSSTKDGFYSNDEAILSYGENNELKLKYPKPVIQVTYVPEPEHRKYIEDKKNGTFELTLDVTSPVGSSTETIETRVPADVMFILDKSGSMEYSIPGSDRARYELVNDAIERVVEGLAEYDVYYKGIHFPKSYYGGLEIKPSETDWLKVSSNYQSEINISDPNGGTYPNGALTKGIELLNSGSPENRGKDGVKKHIIFLTDGDPTNDSESTDTNIKKAIASLSSDTSLHIIACGVSASSKYLTGLKKKAEEKGATVTSQGAYSAGDINAVFTNIKNSIISSVTESKPGITGVTITDTLSEYAEFVNPNSTDDVKILMDGIPMSTGEKEKAKPDITKTGKTVTVSFAGDYEFEKDVTYSISFPIKPSAKAFEEYLQNNGGYGEVVGDADTDVPGFSEEEWTSSGKPGFHSNESANVTYIYGTNQKELEYPHPVLQVTQGKMKIRKVVIDGTPEDDGKEFIIHVNGEDYSSVALEDGETSPYIYVDSETTFEITESVPMEYTQAAMLRITDAKTGDPIEDSEGTVTVKPGDDLLVEVYNTYGHKPYFHSWNTVTNYTTGDKNTPFKTSREAAKEAAKNHPKAALTGNDEENLDMEEGEALD encoded by the coding sequence ATGAATTTCGCGGAACAGAAATTATTCAGTAGAAGAAGAAAAAGCGCAGTAAAGCGCAACTGGCGTCAAAGCCTGGCCTGGCTGTTAATCGCCTGTCTGTGTATTACGAACATAAATATTGCTGCATTTGCAGCAGAGATTGCACTGGACGGAAACGGACTTGCAGCAACACCGTCAAGCGCCACCGCATCGGAGGCGGATGTGTGGATGCCGGGAACTTCGATTTCAGGAGAAGAACTTCTGGCCGAAGCGGAACGTGCTGTAACAAATGGCTGGAAATTTGATTTTGACGGCATGTTAAGAAAACTGGACGGCGAGTCGGACAGTGAAAACAGCCAGAATTTTAAAAAGTACGAAGATTTGTTTGACGGATATTCCAGTTTTATCTTATTTTATGACAACGACGAAGAGGGAATGTTAACCGGCGATAACAAAAAAGCATACGGTTACATCCTGGTCCGTCTCGATAAAAAGAAATACATGGAATACAGAGAGCATGCAGGCCTTGGTAATACAGACAGTGAAGCAAGCGCCTCGGATGCGGAAGCAGAGGAATCCTACAAGCTGACCGGAGATGAGGAAATCATTTTCCTCTATATGAACGGTACGGGAGTGGATGCGACATTTAATCTGAATTTTGAAGATATTGAAACTTCTGAAATCGTAGTGCCGGCGGCAAGCTATTTTATAGAAGAAAAGGAAGAAGAAGTTACTGAGACAACGGCAGCGCCTGAAGAGCAGACAGAAGAACCGAAAGAGGAGCAGCCGGACGGAGAGGGCGGCGGTTCATCAGGCGGAAGCGGTTCAGGAAGCGGAAGTGAAAACAACCAGGGCGGCTCCGAAGAAGGAAATGATATCGCAGGTCCAGAAGACGGAACCGATAAAGATCAGGGAACGGTTGAGGATGAAAGCAAATCCGACAGCGGAAATACAGAAACCGAAGACGGTCAGGAAGGAACAAAACCCGACGGCGGAAGCGAAGAAGGCCAGGGAGGAACAAAACCCGATAGTGGAAGCGAAGAAGGCCAGGGAGGAACAAAACCCGATAGTGGAAGCGAAGAAGGCCAGGGAGGAACAAAACCCGACAGCGGAAGCGAAGAAGGCCAGGGAGGAACAAAACCTGACAGTGGAAGCAATGAAGGTCAGGGAGGAACAAAACCCGACGGCGGAAGTGACGCAGGCCAGGAAGGAACAAAACCCGATGGCGGAAGTGATGCAGGCCAGGGAGGAACAAAATCCGACGGCGGAACAGACGCAGACAAGGGAGATACGGGAAACAGCGGTTCATCCGATAAAGAAAACAGCCAGGGAAGTACAGATTCCGGCAAGGACAACGGCATCGATAACGGACATGACAGCAACAAATCGTCCGGCTCGTCTTCAGGAACAGATTCCGGTTCCAGCAGCGATAAAGGTTCCGGCAGCGGTTCCGGTTCGGGCAGTGATTCAGGCTCAGGAACAAGTTCAGGTTCCGGCAGCGGTTCAGACTCCGGCTCCGGCGACAGCGGTTCATCAGGTGAACAGACAGTATCGATTTCCAGCTACAACGTCGTAAGAGTAATGGGACCGAATCCGGATGCATCGGATGAAGATGAAGACGACGGAATGAGCTTCGAAGAGTGGGCGGAAGACGATGAGGATGAGGAAGACGACGAAGAGTACGACGACTATGACGATTATGATTACGGCAGTTACGAATATGACGAAGACGGCACGATTTACCTGAATATGACATTCCTGCCGGCAGCGGCGATGCAGTCCAGGAAAGCACAGTCTAAGGCAAGGTTCTTCAGGTCGGCAAAGGCAGAAAATGAACAGGTTTCCGTACAGGCATCCGTAGCGGCGGTGAGTGATTTTACACCTACGATTCAGGGATATCACAAACAGATAAAACACCTTGGCGGAGATGATTACGAATTGCATCTGGATGTTTCCGGCTCAGGTCAGGGAACGGATGTCCTTCTCATAATCGACCGGTCCGGAAGTATGGGCGGTTCGATGGGGACATTGAAAAATATACTGGCTAATGGATATTGGAGTAATGGGACTTATTATAAGAGTTTCGTCGATACAATTTTCGGACAGTCAGCAAAAAGCAGATTCGCAGTTATTTCTTACGGTGAGACCTCGAAAATCAACTTGGAGTGGTCGGGAAATACAACGACAATTAAAAAAACAATAACCGGATTAAACACTAACGGCGGAACAAACTATGAAGATGCACTATATGATGCGGCAGAATTATTGAAAAGCAGGTCAAATTCGGGAAATGTTCCGATAGTTATTTTCTTAAGCGATGGACAGCCTACTTTCTATAATAAGCATCCTGATGAAAAAAACAAAGATATATTCAACGAATATTCTTCTAGTTACGGTGTGGGTGGAACAGGAAGCAGTACTTCCGATAAAACCAGCTCCGAAACATTAAATGCCGGAAGAAAATTTAATGAAATTGCAACCGAAAAGGGAGCGACTGTCTATGGAATGCAGTTTGCCGGAGCAGCGAAGAAATATTTTGAACCGATTGTGTATGGAACAAATATACCTGATAAAACCACAAGAATTTTCACATCGGGAAGCAACAAGCTGGAAGAACTCTTTGGAGATATGCTGGAGAGCCTGAAGCTCAGGAACGTCAGAATTGATGATACACTGAGTAAATACGTGGAATTGCCGTCTAACTGGAAAGAAACTGCGAAGGTATATAAGAAGACAAATTCCGGCAGGACGTCATTGACGGAAGGCAGAGATTACGAGTCATTAACTTACAACGCTGATATAAGGATGGTTTCCTTAGTCTTCGGTGAGAAAAAGACACTCGACGATGATGCGGTTTATGAACTTGTATTTAATATCACGGCGAGTTCAACTGCCAAAGCGGAAGGTCCTGACGGATACAATGCAACAGGAGATGTGAATACCGATTATGAAGGAAATGACACCAGCAGCACAAAAGACGGTTTTTATTCTAATGATGAAGCTATCTTATCATATGGTGAGAATAATGAACTGAAGTTGAAATATCCGAAACCGGTAATACAGGTAACATACGTACCGGAGCCGGAACACAGAAAATATATCGAAGATAAGAAAAACGGAACGTTTGAACTGACACTGGATGTTACTTCACCGGTAGGTTCATCAACAGAAACAATAGAAACAAGAGTACCGGCAGATGTAATGTTTATTCTGGACAAATCAGGCAGTATGGAGTATTCAATACCTGGTTCGGATCGTGCACGGTATGAACTGGTGAATGATGCGATTGAGAGAGTAGTGGAAGGCCTGGCAGAGTATGACGTGTACTATAAGGGAATCCATTTTCCAAAGAGTTATTACGGAGGGCTTGAGATAAAACCGTCTGAAACCGACTGGCTTAAAGTAAGCAGCAATTATCAAAGTGAAATTAATATATCAGATCCAAACGGAGGTACATATCCGAATGGAGCATTGACAAAAGGAATTGAATTATTAAACAGCGGTTCACCAGAAAATAGAGGAAAGGACGGAGTTAAGAAACATATTATTTTTTTAACAGACGGAGATCCTACAAATGATAGTGAAAGCACTGATACAAATATCAAAAAAGCAATAGCATCTTTATCTTCCGATACATCACTTCATATTATTGCATGCGGCGTATCGGCGTCATCTAAATATTTGACCGGACTGAAAAAAAAGGCGGAAGAGAAAGGAGCCACAGTAACTAGTCAGGGGGCATATTCGGCAGGAGATATTAATGCAGTCTTTACAAATATTAAAAACAGCATTATCTCTTCCGTAACAGAAAGTAAACCGGGGATCACGGGCGTGACGATAACAGATACACTCAGTGAGTACGCAGAGTTTGTCAATCCGAACAGCACGGACGATGTAAAAATCCTTATGGATGGAATACCAATGTCGACTGGGGAGAAAGAAAAGGCAAAACCGGATATTACAAAGACAGGAAAGACGGTAACAGTCAGCTTCGCAGGTGACTATGAATTTGAAAAAGATGTCACCTACAGCATCAGCTTCCCGATAAAACCTTCAGCCAAAGCATTTGAAGAATACCTTCAGAATAATGGCGGATACGGAGAAGTAGTAGGCGATGCAGACACCGACGTACCTGGATTCTCCGAGGAGGAGTGGACCAGCTCAGGAAAACCGGGATTCCATTCCAATGAATCGGCAAATGTAACTTATATCTATGGAACAAACCAGAAGGAATTAGAATATCCACATCCGGTACTTCAAGTAACACAGGGAAAGATGAAAATCAGAAAAGTAGTTATTGACGGTACACCGGAGGATGACGGAAAAGAATTTATCATCCATGTAAACGGTGAAGATTATTCATCGGTAGCGTTGGAAGACGGAGAGACGAGCCCATATATCTATGTGGATTCAGAAACGACATTCGAAATTACAGAGTCGGTACCTATGGAATACACACAGGCGGCAATGCTGAGAATCACGGATGCAAAAACGGGCGACCCAATTGAGGATTCCGAAGGAACCGTAACTGTGAAGCCGGGGGATGACCTCCTGGTAGAAGTTTACAACACATACGGACACAAACCATACTTCCACAGCTGGAACACGGTAACCAATTACACCACAGGAGATAAGAACACACCGTTCAAGACCAGCCGGGAAGCTGCGAAAGAGGCTGCAAAGAACCACCCGAAAGCAGCTTTAACAGGAAACGATGAAGAGAATTTAGATATGGAGGAGGGAGAGGCGCTTGATTAA
- a CDS encoding bacterial transcriptional activator domain-containing protein: MGKGNEKILKICMFGGFTLDYDGKEIILGRNSTAKFVQLLQLVWIHGAKGIAKEQLMQLLYDRLNVTNLNNSLNNLLYRARKQMVQAGLPEGEYITNRDGLYISEGNIPLEIDTIEFERYIAEAENAADRKEKCRCYEKAVSLYRGELLPAISNETWVTLESLAYKRKFSECVEWLGNYMEEQKDYEAMYRLYSRAAEIYPFDDWQIYQIGSLLYKEDYKEAYRLYDKTVRMYSDEMGLPPSAQMLECYRKMGEKIKSCPNNLDEIQDELKEGHEEDETAAEGAFYCSYPSFIDTYRLLSRIMERSGQSVFLMLCTLVDYEGKIIQNQEKLKKRSEELREAIRLTLRRGDAYTRYSNSQYLILLSGTKQEDCSIVYNRINKKLKELAGVRAEISYNVTSLAELGA; the protein is encoded by the coding sequence ATGGGAAAGGGTAATGAAAAGATACTGAAGATCTGTATGTTTGGCGGTTTTACTCTGGATTATGACGGTAAAGAGATTATTTTGGGGAGAAACAGTACGGCTAAGTTTGTTCAGCTTCTACAGCTCGTGTGGATTCATGGTGCCAAGGGAATTGCCAAGGAACAGCTTATGCAGCTGCTTTACGACAGACTCAATGTAACAAATTTAAATAACAGTTTGAATAATCTGTTGTACCGGGCGCGGAAACAGATGGTTCAGGCGGGGCTTCCGGAGGGGGAGTATATCACCAACCGGGACGGCCTGTATATCAGTGAGGGGAATATACCTCTGGAGATAGACACAATTGAATTTGAGCGATATATCGCGGAGGCGGAGAATGCCGCCGACAGGAAGGAGAAGTGCCGCTGTTATGAGAAAGCAGTGTCCCTTTACAGAGGAGAACTTCTTCCTGCAATATCAAATGAGACATGGGTAACCCTGGAGAGCCTGGCCTACAAGCGGAAATTCAGCGAGTGCGTGGAGTGGCTGGGGAACTACATGGAGGAGCAGAAGGACTATGAGGCAATGTACAGGCTTTACAGTCGGGCTGCGGAGATTTATCCATTTGATGACTGGCAGATTTATCAGATAGGAAGTCTGTTGTACAAGGAAGATTATAAAGAGGCATATCGCCTGTACGATAAGACGGTGCGTATGTATTCCGATGAGATGGGACTGCCCCCGTCGGCTCAGATGCTGGAATGTTACCGTAAGATGGGAGAGAAGATTAAAAGCTGTCCTAACAATCTGGATGAGATCCAGGATGAACTAAAGGAAGGACATGAGGAAGACGAGACGGCGGCAGAGGGTGCATTTTACTGCTCCTATCCGAGCTTTATTGATACATACCGTCTTTTGAGCCGAATTATGGAGCGGAGCGGCCAATCCGTTTTCCTGATGCTCTGTACGCTGGTTGATTATGAAGGAAAAATCATCCAGAACCAGGAGAAACTGAAAAAACGTTCCGAGGAGCTCAGGGAGGCAATCCGCTTGACACTCAGGCGCGGTGATGCCTATACAAGGTACAGTAATTCACAGTACCTGATTCTTCTCTCAGGCACAAAGCAGGAGGACTGTTCCATTGTCTATAACAGGATTAATAAGAAATTAAAGGAATTGGCCGGCGTCCGGGCGGAGATCAGTTATAATGTGACGTCGCTGGCGGAACTTGGAGCCTGA
- a CDS encoding YitT family protein: protein MEKLREKISFKDMGLLLVGAVIYSIGTHAFMVPANIAPGGASGIALMVNYLTDLPVGALTLVLNIPLLILAWFYLSHRFAITTAVASTVCSLILDMAVAPFCPVYNGDRMLCSLYGGVIVGVGMAMIFMTGTTTGGTDIVGYLLQKKRPHMSIGRALLIVDSVILVFSIFVFGNIEAALFGLIALYAQTKVIDSIIYGGDAGSMATVVTKKPDGIAAKIIYELDRSATLLPARGAYSKQDTSVLLCTVRKSQFAKLKKIVYDEDPDAFVMVTETSEVLGQGFREFKDSI, encoded by the coding sequence ATGGAAAAACTTCGTGAAAAGATTTCTTTTAAAGATATGGGACTTTTGCTAGTGGGGGCGGTCATCTACAGTATCGGGACGCATGCATTTATGGTTCCGGCCAATATAGCTCCGGGAGGTGCTTCCGGTATTGCGCTGATGGTCAATTATCTGACCGATCTGCCGGTGGGAGCCCTGACCCTGGTTCTCAATATACCGCTTTTAATTCTGGCCTGGTTTTATTTAAGCCACCGCTTTGCGATTACAACGGCTGTGGCCAGTACCGTGTGCTCCTTAATCCTTGATATGGCGGTGGCGCCGTTCTGTCCTGTCTACAACGGTGACAGGATGCTGTGCAGCCTTTACGGCGGCGTAATCGTAGGAGTTGGAATGGCCATGATCTTTATGACGGGGACGACGACAGGGGGAACGGATATCGTCGGCTACCTGCTCCAGAAGAAACGGCCCCACATGTCAATTGGAAGGGCGCTTCTGATTGTGGACAGTGTGATCCTGGTGTTTTCCATCTTTGTTTTCGGCAATATTGAAGCGGCTCTCTTTGGCCTGATTGCACTGTATGCCCAGACGAAAGTGATTGATTCCATTATCTACGGCGGAGATGCGGGAAGTATGGCGACTGTTGTAACGAAGAAACCGGACGGTATTGCGGCGAAGATTATTTACGAGCTGGACCGCTCAGCCACCCTGCTCCCGGCAAGGGGCGCATACAGTAAACAGGATACCAGCGTCCTTTTGTGCACAGTCAGAAAGTCCCAGTTTGCAAAACTCAAGAAAATCGTATATGACGAGGATCCCGATGCATTTGTCATGGTGACGGAGACGTCGGAAGTGCTGGGACAGGGATTCAGGGAGTTTAAGGATTCTATCTGA
- the guaB gene encoding IMP dehydrogenase — protein sequence MGKIIGDGITFDDVLLVPSYSEIIPNQVDLSTYLTKKIKLNIPLMSAGMDTVTEHRMAIAMARQGGIGIIHKNMSIEEQAEEVDKVKRSENGVITDPFYLSPEHTLKDADELMGKFRISGVPITEGRKLVGIITNRDLKFEEDYSRKIKECMTSKNLVTAKEGINLTEAKKILAKARVEKLPIVDDDFNLKGLITIKDIEKQIKYPFSAKDEQGRLLCGAGVGITANVLDRVEALVKAKVDVIVLDSAHGHSENVLRCVKMIKEAYPDVQVIAGNVATGAATKALIEAGVDAVKVGIGPGSICTTRVVAGIGVPQITAVMDCYETAKEYGIPIIADGGIKYSGDVTKAIAAGGSVCMLGSMFAGCDESPGTFELYQGRKYKVYRGMGSIAAMENGSKDRYFQNDAKKLVPEGVEGRVAYKGMVEDTVFQLLGGLRAGMGYCGAPDIKTLQETGSFIKISAASLKESHPHDIHITKEAPNYSIE from the coding sequence ATGGGTAAGATTATTGGCGATGGCATTACATTTGATGATGTACTGCTCGTACCGTCATATTCAGAAATCATTCCTAACCAGGTTGATTTAAGCACGTATCTGACGAAAAAAATTAAATTGAATATTCCCTTAATGAGCGCCGGTATGGACACGGTTACCGAGCACAGAATGGCGATTGCCATGGCAAGACAGGGCGGTATCGGCATTATCCACAAGAATATGTCGATTGAAGAGCAGGCTGAGGAAGTCGATAAGGTAAAACGTTCAGAGAACGGTGTCATCACAGACCCATTTTATTTATCCCCGGAACATACACTGAAAGATGCCGACGAGCTGATGGGGAAGTTCCGCATTTCCGGCGTTCCGATTACGGAAGGAAGAAAGCTGGTCGGTATTATTACAAACCGTGACTTAAAGTTTGAGGAAGACTACTCCAGAAAGATCAAAGAGTGCATGACCTCGAAAAACCTGGTAACGGCAAAGGAAGGAATTAACCTGACGGAAGCAAAGAAGATTCTGGCAAAGGCCAGAGTGGAGAAGCTCCCGATCGTGGACGACGACTTCAATTTAAAAGGACTTATCACAATCAAAGATATCGAGAAGCAGATTAAATATCCGTTCTCGGCCAAGGACGAGCAGGGCAGACTTCTCTGCGGCGCAGGCGTCGGCATCACGGCCAATGTGTTGGATCGCGTAGAGGCTCTTGTGAAGGCAAAGGTGGATGTGATTGTACTGGATTCCGCGCACGGCCATTCCGAGAATGTGCTCCGCTGCGTTAAGATGATTAAAGAAGCATATCCGGATGTCCAGGTAATTGCAGGCAACGTGGCTACCGGCGCGGCTACAAAGGCCCTCATCGAAGCGGGCGTGGATGCCGTTAAGGTGGGTATCGGACCGGGTTCCATCTGCACCACCCGCGTGGTTGCAGGTATCGGCGTGCCTCAGATAACCGCCGTTATGGACTGTTATGAGACGGCGAAAGAATATGGTATTCCGATTATTGCAGACGGAGGAATCAAGTATTCGGGAGACGTTACAAAGGCAATAGCAGCAGGCGGAAGCGTATGTATGCTGGGTTCCATGTTTGCAGGCTGTGACGAGAGCCCGGGTACCTTCGAATTATATCAGGGCAGAAAGTATAAGGTTTACCGGGGCATGGGTTCCATTGCCGCGATGGAGAACGGAAGTAAAGACCGCTATTTCCAGAACGACGCAAAGAAACTGGTTCCGGAGGGCGTGGAAGGCCGCGTCGCATACAAGGGAATGGTGGAAGACACGGTATTCCAGCTTCTCGGCGGTTTACGCGCCGGTATGGGATACTGCGGAGCGCCGGATATCAAGACACTTCAGGAGACCGGAAGCTTCATCAAGATTTCCGCAGCATCCCTGAAAGAGAGCCATCCTCACGATATCCATATCACGAAGGAAGCTCCAAACTACAGCATTGAATAA
- a CDS encoding DUF6106 family protein has translation MLNESYAECLVKKKTPGSSIIVKILLAAGILLTAVSILWIGLFGFLAFIAMCAFAYHMIQNLNVEFEYLLVDRTFSVDRIFSKTRRKKAAEYPLEDIQVIAPVTSGHIKEYENQVKKVIDYTSGDPEAVRYAFIYTKSGAGEKVLFEPDEKMVRCFRQMAPRKMHEN, from the coding sequence ATGCTCAACGAAAGCTACGCAGAATGTCTTGTAAAAAAGAAAACGCCGGGTTCCTCCATTATTGTAAAGATACTTCTGGCTGCGGGAATTCTTCTCACAGCGGTTTCTATCTTATGGATTGGCCTGTTCGGCTTCCTTGCCTTTATTGCAATGTGCGCATTTGCGTATCATATGATCCAGAATCTGAATGTGGAGTTTGAATATCTTCTGGTGGACCGGACGTTTTCTGTGGACCGGATCTTCTCAAAGACAAGAAGAAAGAAGGCGGCGGAATATCCACTGGAGGACATCCAGGTCATCGCCCCGGTAACTTCCGGCCATATAAAAGAGTATGAGAATCAGGTGAAAAAGGTTATCGACTACACATCGGGAGATCCGGAAGCTGTCCGATACGCTTTTATTTATACAAAGAGCGGAGCGGGTGAGAAAGTGCTCTTTGAGCCGGATGAAAAGATGGTGCGCTGCTTCAGGCAGATGGCGCCGAGAAAAATGCATGAGAATTAA
- a CDS encoding ABC transporter permease, which yields MSNSGLNDTSKEVSKAARKEFYEKNANNLKLLAMFVISFAVLTAATGGRFFSAGQMKLIAYLFPEMGVLSLGMMLAMISGGIDLTVVAVADLSGILCCMLLKAVMPEGASVPVQIMVLLLIVAVGLVIGGLCGIFSGTLISRIGIPAMVATLGASDIILGLAVGITNGSSIKELPPILNKVVSYRLFDMIPASTIIFAICAGAVAFILNRTSLGFKIYMIGSNKTATRYSGIDDKKVITLTYMISGMLSSVSGLLMCGHFNSARSDFGKSYLTPAILICVLAGVSPNGGKGKAAGMVIAVVILQTLSSGFSMFQNISDYYKNLIWGLVLILVMIINVTSERRKSGS from the coding sequence ATGAGTAACAGCGGTTTAAATGATACATCAAAAGAAGTGTCAAAGGCGGCACGGAAAGAATTTTATGAGAAAAATGCAAACAACCTGAAACTGCTGGCCATGTTCGTCATATCCTTTGCCGTTCTGACCGCGGCGACCGGCGGCCGCTTTTTCTCGGCCGGGCAGATGAAGCTGATTGCCTATTTATTCCCGGAGATGGGGGTTCTCTCCCTGGGAATGATGCTGGCCATGATCAGCGGCGGCATCGACCTGACGGTTGTAGCGGTGGCCGACCTGTCGGGAATCCTCTGCTGCATGCTGTTAAAGGCGGTTATGCCGGAAGGCGCTTCCGTGCCGGTGCAGATTATGGTACTTCTGTTGATTGTGGCGGTCGGCCTTGTAATCGGAGGCCTCTGTGGAATTTTCTCCGGGACGCTCATTTCCCGAATCGGAATACCGGCCATGGTTGCCACTCTGGGAGCCTCCGACATCATACTGGGCCTTGCCGTGGGAATCACGAACGGTTCGTCAATAAAAGAGCTTCCGCCGATCTTAAACAAGGTGGTCAGCTACCGGTTGTTTGATATGATTCCCGCCTCCACGATTATATTTGCCATCTGCGCAGGCGCCGTGGCATTTATCCTGAACAGGACCTCACTGGGCTTTAAGATTTATATGATCGGTTCCAACAAGACCGCCACCAGATATTCGGGGATTGACGACAAGAAAGTGATAACACTCACCTATATGATAAGCGGCATGCTGTCTTCCGTCTCGGGGCTTTTAATGTGCGGCCACTTCAATTCCGCCAGATCGGACTTTGGAAAATCCTATCTGACGCCGGCAATCCTCATCTGCGTCCTGGCGGGAGTCAGCCCGAACGGAGGAAAAGGAAAGGCCGCCGGGATGGTAATTGCCGTGGTAATCCTGCAGACACTGTCGTCCGGGTTCTCAATGTTCCAGAATATATCCGATTACTACAAGAACCTGATCTGGGGGCTGGTGCTGATCCTCGTTATGATTATTAATGTGACGTCGGAGAGGAGAAAGTCGGGAAGTTGA
- a CDS encoding ABC transporter permease — protein MSIKKLLKKNEFYVILIIAALSLVIQMKSGQFFTANNIVDLVRSLIVPGMMAAGLFMVIASGNIDVSFPYTAMLCMFAVTKWFQVTGYDGPVILGFVVAGLIGAFLGLINGVLAAWLKLPTLIITLGTCSIYLGFTQGVLKSSVISALPAPLSGMAAANLFSVRSVTTGLGSSMPVSIFILIAVLLLVGFIMKYTMLGRGIYAVGGDQVAAERAGFPVAGIRIFVFTFMGFIGGITGLTQVTLSGMCQINFFDGYEMTIIAAVVLGGASIAGGSGSVFGTFLGVLLMKLISNNLILLGIPTNWTKLMTGVLIIAGVCASAYKMVAAEQRVTSNILEGHKGEEAKAHE, from the coding sequence ATGAGCATAAAGAAGTTACTGAAGAAAAATGAGTTCTATGTCATTCTCATCATTGCCGCCCTGTCTCTGGTGATACAGATGAAAAGCGGGCAGTTCTTTACGGCAAATAATATTGTGGACCTTGTAAGGAGCCTGATCGTCCCTGGCATGATGGCGGCCGGGTTGTTCATGGTCATTGCATCCGGCAATATCGACGTATCCTTTCCCTATACCGCCATGCTGTGCATGTTTGCGGTGACGAAATGGTTTCAGGTGACGGGCTATGACGGTCCCGTTATTCTCGGATTCGTTGTGGCGGGGCTCATTGGGGCCTTTCTCGGCCTGATTAACGGAGTTCTGGCCGCATGGCTGAAACTGCCGACCCTGATTATCACACTGGGTACATGTTCCATCTATCTGGGATTTACCCAGGGTGTCCTTAAAAGCAGTGTTATCTCGGCGCTTCCGGCTCCCCTTTCCGGGATGGCGGCGGCCAACCTCTTCTCGGTCCGCAGCGTGACGACGGGACTTGGAAGTTCCATGCCGGTCAGTATCTTTATTTTGATAGCCGTGCTTCTGCTGGTCGGTTTTATCATGAAATACACGATGCTGGGCAGAGGAATTTATGCCGTGGGAGGCGATCAGGTGGCGGCGGAACGCGCCGGGTTTCCGGTTGCCGGCATCAGGATTTTTGTTTTTACCTTTATGGGATTCATCGGAGGAATCACGGGGCTGACCCAGGTGACATTATCGGGCATGTGCCAGATTAACTTCTTTGATGGATACGAGATGACAATCATTGCGGCTGTTGTGCTGGGAGGAGCCAGCATTGCCGGAGGCTCCGGAAGCGTGTTCGGGACCTTCCTGGGAGTGCTTTTGATGAAGCTGATTTCCAACAACCTGATCCTTCTGGGGATTCCGACCAACTGGACCAAACTGATGACGGGCGTGCTGATTATAGCGGGTGTCTGCGCCTCAGCCTACAAAATGGTTGCCGCTGAGCAGAGGGTGACCTCAAACATACTGGAGGGACATAAGGGAGAGGAGGCGAAGGCGCATGAGTAA